A region from the Sandaracinus amylolyticus genome encodes:
- a CDS encoding nitroreductase family protein translates to MQLDTALSLRRSVRAFLPREVPRETLASIFARAQQSPSWCNIQPWRVWVASGEARVRLVAGLVEGAKARMPEPDVAFPGDYPEPYGTHRKQCGKALYEAMGVARDDMVGRHHAWMRNFVAFDAPHVAIVGIDRRFGLYAALDVGCWLQSVLLLATSEGVSTCAQAALATYPDVARKELGVGDDVQILFGIAMGYEDERAAANECRTTRGPLDANVTFVG, encoded by the coding sequence ATGCAGCTCGACACCGCGCTCTCTCTTCGTCGCAGCGTCCGCGCCTTCCTTCCGCGCGAGGTTCCGCGCGAGACGCTCGCCTCGATCTTCGCGCGCGCCCAGCAGTCGCCCTCGTGGTGCAACATCCAGCCGTGGCGCGTCTGGGTCGCGTCGGGCGAGGCCCGCGTGCGGCTCGTCGCAGGCCTCGTCGAGGGGGCGAAGGCGCGGATGCCCGAGCCCGACGTGGCGTTCCCCGGCGACTATCCCGAGCCCTACGGCACGCACCGCAAGCAGTGCGGCAAGGCGCTCTACGAGGCGATGGGCGTCGCGCGCGACGACATGGTCGGGCGCCACCACGCGTGGATGCGGAACTTCGTCGCGTTCGACGCGCCGCACGTCGCGATCGTCGGGATCGATCGCCGCTTCGGGCTCTACGCCGCGCTCGACGTCGGATGTTGGCTGCAGTCCGTGCTGCTGCTCGCGACGTCGGAGGGGGTCTCGACGTGCGCGCAGGCCGCGCTCGCGACGTACCCCGACGTCGCGCGGAAGGAGCTCGGCGTCGGCGACGACGTGCAGATCCTGTTCGGGATCGCGATGGGCTACGAGGACGAGCGCGCCGCCGCGAACGAGTGCCGCACCACGCGCGGGCCGCTCGACGCGAACGTCACGTTCGTCGGCTGA
- a CDS encoding serine aminopeptidase domain-containing protein has translation MPAPTLDSSSNVRPDARDESTARSYAITLSAPDGAPIAADLVMPIEEPRGALLVAPAMGVKRRYYAGFAKHLASHHGLASITIDYRGIGGSRATPLHATRAALTDWGELDLAAGTDELARRFGGLPTHYVGHSVGGQLMGFVPDAPFERALFVGSQSGYWGHWDGMHRAGMAMLWHAVIPASLATLGYLPGKALGGGEDVPGGVARQWATWGRDPEYLGVSARERDGAWFSLWRGRLRAYAISDDGYAPERAVRALVDVYRNAEREVRVVRPRELGAREIGHFGFFRSRFAASLWEDAGRYLADGS, from the coding sequence GTGCCGGCGCCTACCCTCGACTCGAGCTCGAACGTTCGTCCCGACGCGCGCGACGAGAGCACCGCGCGCAGCTACGCGATCACGCTGAGCGCGCCCGACGGCGCACCGATCGCCGCCGATCTCGTGATGCCGATCGAAGAGCCGCGCGGCGCGCTGCTCGTCGCGCCCGCGATGGGCGTGAAGCGCCGCTACTACGCCGGGTTCGCGAAGCACCTCGCGTCGCACCACGGCCTCGCGTCGATCACGATCGACTACCGCGGGATCGGCGGCTCGCGCGCGACGCCGCTGCACGCGACGCGCGCCGCGCTCACCGACTGGGGCGAGCTCGATCTCGCCGCGGGCACGGACGAGCTCGCGCGTCGCTTCGGCGGTCTGCCGACGCACTACGTCGGTCACAGCGTCGGCGGTCAGCTCATGGGCTTCGTGCCCGACGCGCCCTTCGAGCGTGCGCTCTTCGTCGGCAGCCAGAGCGGCTACTGGGGCCACTGGGACGGCATGCACCGCGCGGGCATGGCGATGCTCTGGCACGCGGTGATCCCGGCGAGCCTCGCGACGCTCGGGTACTTGCCGGGAAAGGCGCTCGGCGGCGGTGAGGACGTGCCGGGGGGCGTCGCGCGACAGTGGGCGACGTGGGGTCGCGACCCCGAGTATCTCGGCGTGAGCGCGCGCGAGCGCGATGGCGCGTGGTTCTCGCTCTGGCGCGGACGGCTGCGCGCGTATGCGATCAGCGACGACGGCTACGCGCCGGAGCGCGCGGTGCGCGCGCTGGTCGACGTGTATCGCAACGCCGAGCGCGAGGTCCGCGTGGTCCGTCCGCGCGAGCTCGGCGCGCGCGAGATCGGACACTTCGGGTTCTTCCGATCGCGCTTCGCGGCGAGCCTCTGGGAGGACGCCGGGCGATATCTCGCCGACGGATCCTGA
- a CDS encoding serine/threonine-protein kinase, translated as MAVVVPLFREEPTGEITNPPREARRSLGRYRLRFELAQGGMATVYLAHTRGPMGVGKVVAIKVIHPHLAREQEFVEMFLDEARLAATINHPNVCGVIDFGEADGTYYMAMEYLQGEPLARVHRALKRNEQAPIEALPLFAARLVADAAEGLHAAHELVDVTGRPLGVIHRDVSPSNVFVTYDGAVRVVDFGIARAENRIHHTATGTVKGKFAYMAPEQMRGQSVDRRADVWALGVLLWETIALRRLFRRGSDPETVFAVAQDPVPRLTEVRPGTPVALDRIVQRALSREVDERYPTARAMAQDLEHFIAKHGGPFAIADASSWMHALFAKAMTRKTQLVQLAAQTDAPVPAAPLHDELDQESASLRVLSVPEMTAIDLAPRGAQSRARPIAAGALAAIVLGLVIIAVTTLRDSSREERASPSAARLAPSLPPPAAPPPEPVIAPPPPEPEPVAAAPVVPRAAQARLARIATSVSAPGRVAVVTTGAWADVYFRGERLGQTPGTFSLPAGRQTLELRPLGSGNRRVPVVVRAGETARVRVELSSE; from the coding sequence ATGGCGGTCGTCGTCCCGCTCTTCCGAGAAGAGCCGACCGGGGAGATCACGAATCCACCGCGCGAGGCGCGTCGCTCGCTGGGCCGATATCGACTCCGGTTCGAGCTCGCGCAGGGCGGAATGGCGACCGTCTATCTCGCGCACACGCGCGGGCCGATGGGCGTCGGCAAGGTCGTCGCGATCAAGGTCATCCACCCGCACCTCGCGCGCGAGCAGGAGTTCGTCGAGATGTTCCTCGACGAGGCGCGCCTCGCCGCGACGATCAACCACCCGAACGTCTGCGGCGTCATCGACTTCGGCGAAGCGGACGGCACGTACTACATGGCGATGGAGTACCTGCAGGGCGAGCCGCTCGCGCGTGTCCATCGCGCGCTCAAGCGCAACGAGCAGGCGCCGATCGAGGCACTGCCGCTCTTCGCGGCGCGGCTGGTCGCGGACGCGGCCGAGGGGCTCCACGCCGCGCACGAGCTGGTCGACGTCACCGGCAGACCGCTCGGGGTGATCCACCGCGACGTGTCGCCCTCGAACGTGTTCGTCACCTACGACGGCGCGGTGCGCGTCGTCGATTTCGGGATCGCGCGCGCGGAGAATCGAATCCACCACACCGCGACTGGCACCGTGAAGGGCAAATTCGCCTACATGGCGCCGGAGCAGATGCGCGGGCAATCGGTGGATCGCCGCGCCGACGTCTGGGCGCTCGGCGTGTTGCTCTGGGAGACGATCGCGCTGCGTCGGCTGTTTCGTCGCGGCTCGGATCCCGAGACCGTCTTCGCGGTCGCGCAGGATCCGGTGCCGCGCCTCACCGAGGTGCGGCCCGGGACGCCCGTCGCCCTCGATCGCATCGTGCAGCGCGCGCTCTCGCGCGAGGTCGACGAGCGCTATCCGACTGCGCGCGCGATGGCCCAGGATCTCGAGCACTTCATCGCGAAGCACGGGGGCCCGTTCGCGATCGCCGACGCATCGTCGTGGATGCACGCGCTCTTCGCGAAGGCGATGACGCGCAAGACGCAGCTCGTGCAGCTCGCCGCGCAGACGGATGCGCCGGTGCCCGCCGCGCCGCTGCACGACGAGCTCGATCAGGAGAGCGCGTCACTGCGCGTGCTCTCGGTGCCGGAGATGACGGCGATCGATCTCGCGCCGCGAGGCGCGCAGTCGAGGGCGCGTCCGATCGCCGCGGGCGCGCTCGCCGCGATCGTGCTCGGGCTCGTGATCATCGCAGTCACGACGTTGCGTGACTCATCGCGTGAAGAGCGTGCCAGTCCGTCCGCGGCCCGATTGGCACCCTCGCTGCCGCCGCCCGCGGCACCTCCGCCCGAGCCGGTCATCGCACCGCCGCCGCCCGAGCCCGAGCCGGTCGCCGCCGCGCCCGTGGTGCCGCGCGCCGCGCAAGCGCGCCTCGCGCGCATCGCGACGAGCGTGAGCGCCCCCGGCAGGGTCGCGGTCGTCACCACCGGCGCGTGGGCCGACGTGTACTTCCGCGGCGAGCGGCTCGGACAGACGCCGGGCACGTTCTCGCTGCCCGCGGGCCGACAGACGCTCGAGCTGAGGCCGCTCGGGAGCGGCAACCGTCGCGTGCCGGTCGTCGTCCGTGCCGGCGAGACCGCGCGCGTTCGAGTCGAGCTCTCGTCCGAGTGA
- a CDS encoding formylglycine-generating enzyme family protein, translating into MSGGSAAVRVGFVLVCVSLAACGPSRTAASVDRERPAMPRGPVPVGMVAIPGGHVRVGSDDALALEAPTFVAEVAPFYLDADEVSVARFTRFVDETHHVTNAERHGDASVFDLARGTWRLEPGATWRAPLGPSAPGASPDHPVTQVSWTDADAFCRWSGARLPTEVEWEHAARRASLDVRARDGAWRANVWQGSFPARNDVEDGFALHAPVGSFTRDALGLADLLGNVWEWTSSWLVPYPLRDDDAPFVPGPGSQRVMRGGSFLCAEDACHGHRVSARMGATPESALEHVGFRCARDEE; encoded by the coding sequence GTGAGCGGAGGGAGCGCTGCAGTTCGCGTCGGGTTCGTGCTCGTGTGCGTGTCGCTCGCGGCCTGCGGTCCGTCGCGCACCGCCGCGAGCGTCGATCGCGAGCGCCCCGCGATGCCGCGCGGCCCGGTGCCGGTCGGGATGGTCGCGATCCCGGGCGGGCACGTCCGCGTCGGGAGCGACGACGCGCTCGCGCTCGAAGCGCCGACGTTCGTCGCGGAGGTCGCGCCCTTCTACCTCGACGCCGACGAGGTGAGCGTCGCGCGTTTCACGCGCTTCGTCGACGAGACGCACCACGTGACCAACGCGGAGCGCCACGGCGACGCCAGCGTGTTCGATCTCGCGCGCGGCACCTGGCGCCTCGAGCCCGGCGCGACCTGGCGCGCGCCGCTCGGTCCGTCCGCGCCCGGCGCGTCGCCCGATCATCCGGTCACGCAGGTGTCGTGGACCGACGCCGACGCGTTCTGTCGCTGGTCGGGCGCGCGGCTGCCGACGGAGGTCGAGTGGGAGCACGCCGCGCGTCGTGCATCGCTCGACGTGCGCGCGCGTGACGGCGCGTGGCGCGCGAACGTGTGGCAGGGCTCCTTCCCTGCGCGCAACGACGTCGAGGACGGCTTCGCGCTGCACGCGCCGGTGGGATCGTTCACGCGCGACGCGCTCGGCCTCGCGGATCTGCTCGGCAACGTGTGGGAGTGGACGTCGAGCTGGCTCGTCCCGTACCCGCTGCGCGACGACGACGCGCCGTTCGTGCCCGGCCCGGGATCGCAGCGCGTGATGCGCGGCGGCTCGTTCCTCTGCGCCGAGGACGCGTGCCACGGACATCGCGTCTCCGCGCGCATGGGCGCCACGCCCGAGAGCGCGCTCGAGCACGTCGGCTTCCGCTGCGCGCGCGACGAGGAGTGA